The DNA sequence atGGGGGGGACACATGGACAATGGGGGGGACACATGGGGACAATGGGGGGGTCACATGGTGACaatggggggacacggggacaatggggggacacggggacaatGGGGGGTCACATGGTGACAATGAGGGGACACGGTGACaatgaggggacacggggacaatGGGGGGACATGGTGACAATGGGGGGTCACATGGTGACAATGGGGGGGTCACATGGACAATGGGGGGGTCACATGGGGACAATgaaggggacacggggacaatGGGGGGGACACATGGACAATGGGGGGGACACATGGGGACAATGGGGGGTCACATGGTGACAATGAGGGGACACGGTGACAATGGGAGGGGGGACAGTGacaatgagggggggacagtGACAATGGGGGGGGGACAGAGGCACCACGaccccctccacctcctccccccccacctcctccccccccatctcccccctccctcccccccccccccggggtcCCCtcccttggccccgccccccttCCCggtggccccgcccccttccccggtggccccgccccctcctacCGCCGCCGTAGACCCCCCCGCTcatggcggcggccgcgggggtTTCAGCACTTGGACAGCGCCCGGCTgcgcggggggcgtggccacgcagggagggggcgtggcttcccTTAAATGGAAGTTGGGGGCGTGGCTTCCCTGAGCCACGTGACGCTCGGCGCtgggggggaaggggcggggcttggggggggcaAGATGGCGCGCGGGGGGTGGGGCCTCGCCGCGTCACGTGATCTCCCGGCGAGCGCGGCTTGttgaagggggcgtggcctccgaCCCGGAAGCGGAAGCGGCGACCGAGAGGGGACGCGGAGAGgtgagggggggtgggggggtccgtagggggctgtggggcagctgaggggtctgtgggggggGCTGtagggcagctggggggtccctatgggtctggggggtccccaTGGGTCCAGAAGGCCCTCTGTGGGTCCAGAgatggtctctatgggtccagAGATGGTCTccatgggtctctgtgggtcccgagatggtctctatgggtcccgaGATGGTCTCTGTGGGACCAGAgatggtctctatgggtccctatgggtccagAGTTGGTCTCTATGGGTTCCTATGGGTCCAGAgatggtctctatgggtccctataggtccaGAGATGGTCTCTATGGGTTCCTATGGGTCCAGAGATGGTCTCTATGGGTTCCTATGGGTCCAGAgatggtctctgtgggtctctatgggtccagagatggtctctgtgggtcccgagatggtctctatgggtctagagatggtctctatgggtctagagatggtctctatgggtccctatgggtcccgaGATGGTCTCTGTGGGACCAGAgatggtctctatgggtccctataggtccaGAGATGGTCTCTATGGGTTCCTATGGGTCCAGAgatggtctctgtgggtctctatgggtccagagatggtctctgtgggtctctatgggtcccgagatggtctctatgggtcccgagatggtctctatgggtctagagatggtctctatgggtctctgtgggtcccgagatggtctctgtgggtcccgagatggtctctgtgggtccagagatggtccctatgggtccagagatggtccctatgggtcccgaGATGGTCTCTGTGGGACCAGAgatggtctctatgggtccctatgggtccagAGTTGGTCTccatgggtccctatgggtccagagatggtctctatgggtccctataggtccaGAGATGGTCTCTATGGGTTCCTATGGGTCCAGAgatggtctctgtgggtctctatgggtcccgagatggtctctatgggtcccgagatggtctctatgggtctagagatggtctctatgggtctctgtgggtcccgagatggtctctgtgggtcccgagatggtctctgtgggtccctatgggtcccgagatggtctctgtgggtcccgagatggtctctgtgggtccagagatggtctctatgggtccagAGATGGTCTCTATGAGTCCAGAGatggtccctatgggtctctgtgggtcccgagatggtctctatgggtccctatgggtcctgAGATGGTCTCTGTGGGTCCAGAGATGGTCTCTATTGGTCCAGAGATGGTCTCTGTGGGTCCAGAGATGGTCTCTATTGGTCCAGAGATGGTCTCTATTGGTCCAGAGatggtccctatgggtcccgagatggtctctgtgggtccagagatggtctctatgggtctctgtgggtcccgagatggtctctatgggtctctgtgggtccagagatggtctctatgggtccctatgggtcccgaGATGCTCTCTATGGGTCCAGAGATGGTCCCTGTGGGTCCAGAgatggtctctatgggtccagAAGGCCCTGTATGGGTTCAGAGGTGGTCTCTGTGGGTCCAGAGAtggtctctataggtccctatgggtccaGAAGGCCCTCTATGGGTCCCAAgatggtctctatgggtcccgagatggtctctgtgggtcccgaGATGCTCTCTCTGGGTCCAGCGATGCCCTCTCTGGCTCTGACCCCCCCTCCATTCTCCTCCCCCCCAGATGTCCTCTCCCCGCGCCGCCCTCCTGGGCGCCTCCCCCCAGCTTTGCCGCCGGcaccgccgccgccgccccccgacTCTTCCCCCTTCgtcctcctcgtcctcgtcctcgtccaTCGCCGACGTCTTCGTCACCACCCGCACGGATTTCCGGGCTCAGCTGCGGCGCTGCCAGCGGCTCCTGGCGCCCCCCGAAGCCACCGACCACGTCCCCGTCACCGAGTTGCGTCTCCACGGCCTCGGCTTGGCCGTCCCCCGCGCCGTCAACCTGGCCCTGCAGCTCCAGGCGGCCGCCCCGGGCCTCCTCCGCCTCCACGTCACCACCTCCTCGGTGATTCTCCCGTCGCGGCGCCCGCCGAGGCCACCGCGGCCACGCCgggaggacgaggaggacgacgaggacgaggaggacgaggtggaagaagaaggagaagaaggaggaaccTCGCACTT is a window from the Phaenicophaeus curvirostris isolate KB17595 unplaced genomic scaffold, BPBGC_Pcur_1.0 scaffold_213, whole genome shotgun sequence genome containing:
- the POP7 gene encoding ribonuclease P protein subunit p20 — encoded protein: MSSPRAALLGASPQLCRRHRRRRPPTLPPSSSSSSSSSIADVFVTTRTDFRAQLRRCQRLLAPPEATDHVPVTELRLHGLGLAVPRAVNLALQLQAAAPGLLRLHVTTSSVILPSRRPPRPPRPRREDEEDDEDEEDEVEEEGEEGGTSHLRHNSAIQIRVCREAQ